One Candidatus Nitrotoga arctica genomic window, TGAACTTGCGGCGCAGGGAAACCGCTGCACCAATGCTGATCTGCTGTCCGGTAATTGCCCAAGTCAGTGCTTCGAAAGGCGTTGCTGAAAGGGGCACCCGCAACCCGGGTTGCCGGGCAATGAGTAGTCCTAGTTGTGGATGGGTGCGATAGATGGACTCGAAGTCCTCGATTCGTTGCGTCAGGCCAAGCATGCGCCGCACTATCTGTACGAGCGTATCTTGATTGGCGTTCGTTACTCCATCAATGGCCAGTTCCACGTCGGCATGCCCAATCTCCAAGCGAATCGTCAAGGAAGCTGCCTGTCCCTCCCACATCAAGCCTTTTTGCAGACAATGCCCGTCAATTCGTTCAGCTACTGCCAACGTATCGCGGCCGTGGAAATCAAGCACATCATCAACTCGAAAATCATCGGCCAACGGAATCGAACACGATAGGTGTGTTCGCATTACCCGTTCCATTCCTTGACTCTGTACGTCGCATCGTGAAAGATTCGGTCAGTACAAATTCGCCGCTGGCGAAATGCCGTCCGGACTATTGAGCAGCGCGTGGCGATATTCACCGTATTTTCTCGAGCACACATGCCTGCTGCGCCTCTCGGTCAAGTAATGCGCGTTTTCGTTCGACGCCCCAGCGGTAACCGGACAAACCGCCATCGATACGCACTACGCGATGGCAGGGAATCGCCACCGCCAGCGCGTTGGCGGCACAAGCCCCGGCCACGGCACGGACAGCCTTGGGTGCTCCGATGCGTTGGGCGACGTTGGTGTAGCTGACGGTTTCGCCGGCAGGAATTTCTTGCAGGGCCTGCCAGACGCGCTGCTGGAAAGCTGTGCCCCGCACATCCAATGGTAGATCTAGGCCTATCCCCGGCGCTTCGACGAATCCGACTACCTTAGCTACGAGTTGCTCAAATTCTGCATCACTGCCCACCATAATGGCGTGAGGAAAACGGTCCTGCAGGTTACGCACCAACGTATCGGGTTCATCACCCAGGAGAATGGCACAGACACCGCGTTTGCTGGCTGCCACCAGTATCGCCCCGAGCGAACACTGACCGATGGCGAAGCGTATCTCAGTATTGGTCCCCCCGGCTCGGTAGTTGGTCGGTGTCATGCCCAAGATCTGATTCGATTTTTCGTAAAAGTGCCCGTTGGAGTTGTAGCCCGCATCATAGATCGCCTCGGTGACTGTGTTGCTCCGTTTCAGCCCGGTGTGGACGCGAGAAGCCCGATGGGCTGCCGCATAAGCTTTTGGGGTCATGCCGATGACGGACTTGAAGATACGATGTAAGTGGTAAGTGCTGAGTCCGGCATATTTCGCCAATTCATAAAGGCTGGGTGTCTGTTCGGCCGTCTCGATGAATCGACACAATTTGGTCACTAAGGTGGTGTGCGGCTCGGCCATCTGCGGTTGATCCGGCTGGCATCGTTTGCAGGGGCGAAAACCGGCTTGTTCGGCATGGGCGGCAGTAAGATGGAATTGTACGTTTTCGGGCCGGGCAGGACGAGATGGGCAAGAAGGACGACAATAGATCCCGGTCGTTTTGACTGAGTAGAAGAATGTTCCTTCCGCCGCAGGATCGCGAGCGACCACGGCGGACCAACGTGGGTCATTCAGCGTTGCTGCGGCGAGTCGTTCAGTCTTGGTGGCCATGTTCATTGTGTATTTTCAACGGTTTCAGGATGAAGAATTCTAGTCTAGCCATCGCTTGAAAAGGCTGCACTCCGAATCTTGCTTTTGAATTCGACGTGTCAATTGATCGCATAGGGCCACTAACCGTCTTAATGAAGGGACGCTCATTATCTAATAATGCAATTTTGGCTGCACCCGGCCTCGCTGGTACCAACCCCGTGCAGAATGCGAGCATCAATATTTTCCTCGATCACCCTTTCTCCATAAACTGCTCAAGATGTGCAAGAAAGGCGCGTGTCTTGACGGGCAGGTAGCGGCGCATGGGCATCACGGCCCAGGCGGGCACGGCGGGAAGGCGCCACTTCGGCAATATCCGCACCAAACGTTGGTGATGTACATCTTCTACTACGAAACGATCCGGTAACGCACCGATGCCCGCACCATCCAGTAAAAGCTGCTGGATCATGTCAGGTGAATTCAAGGTGAGACGTCCGGGGGGAACCCCTTCCCAAACAATCTTGCCATTTGTGAGTTTCCAAGGGACTGCGCTTCCTCGCGCCGAGAGTAAACGAACCGCCGTATGACGTTCTAACTCA contains:
- the ada gene encoding bifunctional DNA-binding transcriptional regulator/O6-methylguanine-DNA methyltransferase Ada, producing the protein MNMATKTERLAAATLNDPRWSAVVARDPAAEGTFFYSVKTTGIYCRPSCPSRPARPENVQFHLTAAHAEQAGFRPCKRCQPDQPQMAEPHTTLVTKLCRFIETAEQTPSLYELAKYAGLSTYHLHRIFKSVIGMTPKAYAAAHRASRVHTGLKRSNTVTEAIYDAGYNSNGHFYEKSNQILGMTPTNYRAGGTNTEIRFAIGQCSLGAILVAASKRGVCAILLGDEPDTLVRNLQDRFPHAIMVGSDAEFEQLVAKVVGFVEAPGIGLDLPLDVRGTAFQQRVWQALQEIPAGETVSYTNVAQRIGAPKAVRAVAGACAANALAVAIPCHRVVRIDGGLSGYRWGVERKRALLDREAQQACVLEKIR